The Plasmodium knowlesi strain H genome assembly, chromosome: 14 genome has a segment encoding these proteins:
- a CDS encoding vacuolar transporter chaperone, putative, translating into MKFSKTLQERAHPKYREYYIAYKELKKAIRLITGKDTSTFTIKEVTTNFGNTRGVSGAEYQSAESRFQNILNEELDKINNFTRKMIKEWYEDAQICLQKLQKGNSVLDTPQIVKKLNHLGSTLMFLQSYRIINFTGFRKITKKFDKHNDKVVSSSFYITVVIKSFFMAYDINLLVCILSLCYKHYREVRKVASVNISTGDNLEGKLTLHRGATTTQNLPPRPPGEDHSREEHHEMESTSILYRKNRNRYSQSSESHTNASASAVSSSPKNNVHQLSNEENTQKTIKHTKYIVKAQNLMNVKVEISKYYTFHYYDLKEHELIPPFEEFIELISTSKIQNDLTTIYFDDSMFSRYHKYVNGSSENGRTSECIRLRSYRYIDAQKESTKTVIQHFNLFEPSSDSNEKYVFAKDVPQKNLKIYCVNDLYNLRKGYTSSDSSHSVHGSDSLQLQNYEQCIHEVEKNNLNACLKSKVNRIHFGDDNVSGYIDENICYWVYTDKGTIHGCDELDSVDGDNSELDEPNKGKQHNPITSEGHHDTGEYKICNEEETTTKGRRKYAYFDYAVIDISVKQISNIDFSFQLNNLGVVKEIWGYSSYLQGISMLYPHRISTAPHWRIYTHPDLAKLNGEENSIRGMKKTKKEVVQVGISQNEAKKRKNKKIKSGNLQGKGSNKSLVSEEDNDTELSSSENTVEYTERVEKNLNGKKDENKKGITYTGASARIAHESEVIFRNEIEKNKLTSTRHIHLNIGRLGSGDYWNSGGDCIRAPYSGDCNNNPKMKSQEKEIQSTIRHTLAEDNNLYEPLLDPMEETPSKGNKSSSCKISSFFKRIFFRKNNIVQIKRPKTAVVRVEPKTFFANERTLLQWLNTSVLLSTISITLLNFSNSYGFASGVIMAPVAIFFILYSFYIYLKRAEALINKEPINYTDKVGPGVLVITLTFALSTVVLLNIYSRLKGEV; encoded by the exons ATGAAGTTCAGCAAGACATTACAGGAGCGGGCGCACCCCAAATATAGAGAATATTACATCGCCTACAAGGAATTGAAAAAAGCCATCCGGTTGATAACAG GGAAAGACACCTCCACGTTCACCATAAAGGAAGTAACAACCAACTTTGGAAACACGCGAGGGGTGAGTGGAGCAGAGTACCAGTCGGCTGAGTCCAGGTTCCAGAACATTCTAAATGAAGAActtgataaaattaacaACTTCAcgagaaaaatgataaaggagTGGTACGAAGACGCACAGATTTGTCTGCagaaattgcaaaaaggAAACTCTGTACTAGACACACCTCAAATTGTAAAGAAACTGAACCACTTGGGAAGTACCTTGATGTTTCTTCAGAGCTACAGAATAATTAACTTCACAGGATTCagaaaaattacgaaaaaattTGACAAACACAATGATAAAGTTGTTAGTTCATCCTTCTACATCACTGTCGTCATCAAGAGTTTCTTCATGGCCTACGATATAAATCTCCTTGTGTGCATTTTATCTCTTTGCTACAAGCACTATAGGGAGGTTCGAAAAGTGGCCTCTGTAAACATTTCCACGGGAGATAACCTCGAGGGGAAATTAACTCTCCATCGGGGAGCTACAACAACGCAGAACCTTCCCCCGAGACCACCAGGGGAGGACCATTCCAGGGAGGAGCACCACGAAATGGAAAGTACATCCATCTTGTACaggaaaaacagaaacagATATTCCCAAAGTTCAGAATCACATACTAATGCAAGTGCCAGTGCGGTTTCCTCTTCACCGAAGAACAATGTACACCAACTCTCCAATGAAgagaacacacaaaaaacCATTAAGCACACCAAATATATAGTAAAGGCACAGAACCTAATGAATGTAAAAGTAGAGATAAGTAAATACTATACCTTCCATTATTACGATTTGAAGGAACATGAATTGATTCCCCCCTTCGAAGAGTTCATAGAACTAATTTCCACGTCGAAGATACAAAACGACCTAACGACCATCTATTTTGATGATTCTATGTTTAGTAGGTACCACAAGTATGTGAATGGGAGTAGTGAGAATGGTAGGACTAGCGAATGTATTCGGTTACGAAGTTATAGATACATAGATGCACAGAAAGAATCGACAAAAACGGTTATTcaacattttaatttatttgaaCCTAGCTCTGACAGTAATGAGAAGTATGTCTTCGCCAAAGATGTCCCGCAGAAGAATCTCAAAATATATTGCGTGAACGATCTGTACAACCTGAGGAAGGGATATACCTCCTCCGATTCTTCCCATTCAGTTCATGGTTCAGATTCTCTACAACtgcaaaattatgaacagtgCATCCATGAGGTAGAGAAGAATAACCTAAATGCATGTCTCAAAAGTAAAGTAAATAGAATCCACTTTGGTGATGATAACGTTAGTGGCTACATCGACGAGAATATCTGCTACTGGGTTTATACAGATAAGGGAACCATTCACGGGTGTGATGAGTTGGACTCTGTGGATGGAGACAACAGTGAATTGGATGAACCgaacaaaggaaaacaacATAACCCTATCACAAGTGAAGGACACCACGATACGGGGGAGTACAAAATATgcaatgaagaagaaaccaccacaaagggaaggagaaaatacgCCTACTTCGACTATGCAGTTATCGATATCAGCGTGAAGCAGATCTCCAACATAGATTTCTCCTTCCAACTGAACAATCTAGGAGTAGTGAAAGAAATTTGGGGGTACTCTTCCTACCTGCAAGGCATCTCTATGCTTTACCCACACCGTATTTCGACAGCCCCCCACTGGCGCATCTACACGCACCCCGACTTGGCAAAATTAAACGGAGAGGAAAATTCCATCAGGGGAATgaaaaagacgaagaaggaagtagTACAAGTAGGAATAAGCCAAAATGAagcgaagaaaaggaaaaataagaaaatcaAAAGTGGGAATCtgcaaggaaaaggaagtaacAAATCACTTGTATCCGAAGAGGATAATGATACAGAACTCAGCTCTAGCGAAAATACAGTCGAATACACAGAAAGGGTAGAGAAAAAtcttaatggaaaaaaagatgaaaataaaaagggaatcaCCTACACTGGTGCATCTGCAAGAATTGCTCACGAAAGTGAAGTGATTTTTCGAAACGAGattgaaaagaataaacTTACATCTACTCGTCACATCCATTTAAACATTGGTAGACTAGGTAGTGGTGACTACTGGAATAGCGGGGGGGATTGCATTCGTGCACCATACAGTGGAGACTGTAACAACAACCCCAAGATGAAGTctcaggaaaaggaaatacaaTCCACAATTAGACATACTCTTGCAGAAGACAACAACCTGTATGAACCTCTTCTAGACCCTATGGAGGAGACTCCTTCTAAGGGTAATAAATCCTCATCCTGTAAAATCAGCTCCTTTTTCaagagaatatttttccgTAAAAATAATATCGTTCAGATAAAAAGGCCTAAAACTGCAGTCGTGAGAGTGGAACCCAAGACATTTTTTGCCAATGAAAGAACCCTACTGCAGTGGCTGAACACCAGTGTTCTCCTCTCAACCATATCTATCAcccttttgaatttttccaaCTCATATGGATTCGCCTCTGGAGTTATCATGGCCCCTGTGgccattttcttcatcctttacTCCTTCTACATTTATCTGAAGAGAGCAGAAGCGCTCATCAACAAGGAACCTATCAACTACACGGACAAGGTGGGCCCCGGGGTACTTGTCATTACCCTGACCTTCGCCCTGTCCACCGTCGTCCTGCTGAATATTTATAGCCGCTTGAAGGGGGAGGTGTGA
- a CDS encoding subpellicular microtubule protein 2, putative — MEFSSYAGVSSERLASLRNLDIRRKSVYNGSNFSYGNNIYEVLHNCCTEELKNEEDTIGIDPFGNRYAPKIGNRRDRNNCDYNYAGLRSEIKNSINVRNRRIKSVLNIHGGESVKDTIQHNGGEEISNPKHFLSDKGYVLTPKRCLARHVDDSEIDKYFSTKYAVTDKSSGRTEIMVERKPGCSNIIVQNFSEFDAYATYKRQDERKKDRDSFVHTKMGIVPKDGTPTDDKKCKARALFTEVHRSDNIAPENYWLCPTVDSEKKKKKKIFA; from the exons ATGGAGTTCTCTTCCTACGCTGGGGTGAGCTCTGAACGTCTGGCCTCCCTCCGGAACCTTGACATTCGCCGAAAGTCTGTGTACAACGGATCAAACTTCTCCTACGGAAACAACATTTACGAAGTTTTACACAACTGTTGCACGGAGGAgttaaaaaatgaggaagacacAATTGGCATTGATCCGTTTGGCAATAGGTACGCCCCGAAGATTGGCAACCGACGCGATAGAAACAACTGCGATTACAACTATGCAGGCCTAAGGTCGGAAATTAAGAATAGCATTAATGTGCGCAACCGAAGAATCAAAAGTGTTCTCAATATCCACGGGGGGGAGAGCGTAAAGGACACCATACAACATAATGGAGGAGAAGAGATTAGCAACCCAAAGCACTTCCTTTCGGACAAAGGTTATGTGTTAACTCCGAAGAGGTGTCTAGCCAGACATGTGGACGATAGCGAAATtgacaaatatttttccaccaAGTATGCTGTGACGGACAAGTCCAGTGGACGAACAGAAATTATGGTGGAGAGGAAACCTGGGTGCTCCAATATCATTGTGCAGAACTTCTCCGAATTTGATGCTTATGCCACGTACAAGCGACAGGACGAGCGGAAGAAGGATAGGGACTCCTTTGTTCACACAAAGATG GGCATCGTGCCGAAGGACGGGACGCCCAcggatgataaaaaatgcaaagcgCGCGCTCTGTTTACGGAAGTCCACCGAAGCGACAACATCGCACCCGAAAATTATTGGTTGTGTCCCACCGTGgacagtgaaaaaaaaaaaaaaaaaaaaatttttgcctAA
- a CDS encoding ATP-dependent protease subunit ClpQ, putative, which translates to MFLRHLSGFIRVPPAISRTAQVRNYFAPTGRLLPPRHGTTILCVRKNNEVCLIGDGMVSQGTMIVKGNAKKIRRLKDNILMGFAGATADCFTLLDKFETKIDEYPNQLLRSCVELAKLWRTDRYLRHLEAVLIVADKDVLLEVTGNGDVLEPSGNVLGTGSGGPYAIAAARALYDVENLSAKDIAYKAMNIAADMCCHTNNNFICETL; encoded by the exons atgtttctaAGGCACCTCTCAGGCTTTATTAGGGTCCCCCCAGCGATTAGCCGAACGGCACAGGTG AGAAACTACTTCGCCCCCACGGGAAGGCTCCTCCCGCCGCGACATGGCACGACCATACTGTGCGTCCGCAAGAACAACGAAGTG TGTCTAATTGGAGATGGCATGGTTTCTCAAGGAACAATG ATCGTCAAAGGGAAcgccaaaaaaataagaaggctAAAGGACAACATTTTGATGGGGTTCGCAGGGGCCACGGCGGACTGCTTCACCCTGTTGGACAAGTTCGAAACGAAAATCGACGAATACCCAA ATCAGCTTCTCCGCAGTTGCGTCGAACTAGCCAAGTTGTGGAGAACCGACAGGTACCTGCGACACCTGGAGGCAGTTCTAATAGTGGCAGACAAAGACGTGCTCTTGGAGGTAACTGGTAACGGAGACGTTTTGGAACCTTCTGGAAATGTCCTGGGAACAGGGTCGGGGGGGCCATATGCCATAGCAGCAGCCAGGGCACTCTATGACGTGGAGAATCTCAGCGCCAAGGACATCGCCTACAAAGCAATGAATATTGCTGCAGACATGTGTTGCCATACGAACAACAATTTTATATGTGAAACGCTTTAA
- a CDS encoding WD repeat-containing protein, putative, producing the protein MEQVKILALYDNNDLVLLNAENERCENKFEATVKDADKKICQLKNGSFLLLSVNKKVVSKYVCTKSAPISTKHMRVQLNVIRLTNNEKIIIGGDKLGNVYVWSALSGLLLNSFQAHYGIVKDIIIDQIANVLYTYSDDNVVHVYNLPDLFRKKKINPLLRYQHSINATITQILSITPNVYGSYYSLMTLTTNGTLHVWGLKSNEPTHILKTHSENCTYICTNDPFNTHLYLCRENKIFRIPFSQFDQREEDSSAQVSQGVYHGERRAEEKLSAYGDYVEVKNGEQNAEIHQVQRNTSRKCESKVNFQNCTTFVGHKSQVIKCHVNNKRENMISLARDGIKIWDLFNCYAVKTLKYGENIIDFFIPFVGKQSINTSSYFMEFPHLLLECENDVKVHKVAPDLCEGSSYDGPLADRDENLLLQMETMFAGLED; encoded by the coding sequence ATGGAGCAGGTGAAAATCCTTGCTCTGTACGACAACAACGACCTCGTGCTTCTGAACGCAGAAAACGAACGATGCGAAAACAAATTCGAGGCAACGGTGAAGGACGCAGATAAGAAAATCTGCCAACTGAAAAATGGAAGCTTCCTCCTGTTGAGCGTGAATAAAAAAGTGGTGTCCAAATATGTGTGCACGAAGAGTGCCCCCATTTCAACTAAGCACATGCGCGTACAGTTGAATGTGATAAGGCTAACaaacaatgaaaaaataattatcgGAGGAGACAAACTTGGCAACGTATACGTGTGGTCTGCACTCTCAGGGTTATTATTGAATTCCTTTCAAGCGCATTACGGTATAGTGAAGGATATAATAATTGATCAGATAGCCAACGTCCTGTACACGTATAGTGATGACAATGTCGTTCATGTATACAAtttacctgacctgttcagaaaaaaaaaaattaatccatTGTTACGCTATCAACACAGCATAAATGCAACAATAACACAAATTCTTTCGATCACGCCAAATGTATATGGCTCGTACTACTCCTTGATGACCCTTACTACAAATGGGACGCTACATGTGTGGGGATTGAAGTCGAATGAACCAACTCACATTTTGAAGACACATTCTGAGAACTGTACATACATTTGCACGAATGACCCTTTCAATACGCATTTATATCTGTgcagagaaaacaaaatatttcGTATTCCCTTCTCGCAATTTGAtcaaagggaggaagatTCTTCAGCTCAAGTGAGTCAGGGTGTATACCATGGAGAACGACGTGCGGAAGAAAAACTATCTGCATATGGAGACTACGTTGaggtaaaaaatggagaacaaAATGCAGAAATTCATCAGGTGCAGCGAAACACTTCCCGAAAATGCGAGTCAAAAGTGAATTTCCAAAACTGCACAACGTTCGTTGGACACAAAAGTCAAGTAATAAAATGCCACGTAAataacaaaagggaaaacatgATTTCCCTAGCGAGggatggaataaaaatatgggaCCTCTTCAACTGCTACGCTGTGAAGACACTGAaatatggagaaaatataattgatttttttattccatttgttGGTAAGCAGTCCATAAATACTTCCTCCTATTTTATGGAGTTCCCGCACCTGCTCCTTGAATGTGAAAACGACGTGAAGGTACACAAGGTCGCTCCCGATTTATGCGAGGGTAGCAGTTACGATGGCCCACTCGCAGATAGAGATGAAAATTTACTTCTTCAAATGGAAACCATGTTCGCTGGGCTGGAAGATTGA
- a CDS encoding sun-family protein, putative has product MNSTRLRHIENALNSFNFMSPLDIYMRLYFKGNNIKNRDKPFISEHVYNIMRNKTLLSYLSSPCPLYTNVIKTYFSSDKWKYEMNNEKIPAHVRYSFPKELYEQLVNCYGEKKSHTLMSILNEKAPVFLRVNTNKISRNDLYKLLMSKGVSVEKCVNSPQGLLLTKSCILKNNYEYNKGYFEIQDEASQIVSLKIPVQPGYKVLDFCAGSGGKTLAFSPIMDNTGKVYLHDIRDKMLSQAKVRLRRAGIHNYILLNSNHILLKKLVGYMDTVIVDAPCTGTGALRRNPEMKYKYSNSNLYEYVNLQRQIFQQALLYVKKNGKIVYITCSILDAENVHQVKYFCEKHNLFLSEPPFHSLPQSKSMDGFFLAIFERRD; this is encoded by the exons atgaaCAGCACCAGACTGCGGCACATCGAAAATGCGCTAAACAGCTTCAACTTCATGTCCCCCCTGGACATTTACATGCGCCTGTATTTCAAGGGAAACAACATAAAGAACAGGGACAAGCCATTCATCTCGGAGCATGTGTACAACATAATGCGCAACAAGACCCTCCTTTCATATTTGTCCTCCCCATGTCCCCTGTACACCAATGTGATTAAGACGTACTTTTCTTCAGACAA ATGGAAGTACGAAATGAACAACGAGAAAATCCCCGCGCACGTGCGGTACTCATTTCCGAAGGAGCTGTACGAGCAACTGGTCAATTGTTacggagagaagaaaagccACACGCTCATGTCCATCCTCAACGAAAAAGCACCAGTCTTCCTACGGGTGAacacaaataaaatatcACGAAACGACCTGTACAAACTTCTAATGAGTAAAGGAGTGTCTGTAGAAAAGTGTGTGAACTCACCACAAGGATTGTTATTAACAAAAAGttgtattttaaaaaataactaCGAATACAATAAGGGGTATTTTGAAATTCAGGATGAAGCTAGCCAAATAGTTAGCTTGAAGATACCTGTCCAGCCAGGTTACAAGGTATTAGATTTCTGTGCAGGGTCAGGAGGAAAAACATTGGCTTTTTCACCAATAATGGATAACACAGGAAAGGTCTATCTACATGACATACGAGATAAAATGCTCTCACAAGCGAAAGTTCGACTGAGGAGAGCAGGTATTCATAATTATATTCTTCTGAATAGCAATCACATTTTGTTGAAGAAATTAGTTGGTTACATGGATACTGTTATCGTGGATGCCCCCTGCACCGGAACAGGTGCCTTAAGGAGGAACCCAGAAATGAAATACAAGTATAGCAACAGCAACCTGTACGAGTATGTTAATCTACAGAGACAGATTTTCCAACAAGCTTTACTTTATGTGAAGAAGAATGGGAAAATTGTTTACATCACTTGTAGCATTTTGGACGCGGAGAATGTTCACCAAGTCAAGTACTTCTGTGAGAAGCACAACTTATTTTTGTCCGAACCACCATTCCATTCGTTGCCGCAGTCCAAATCCATGGATGGTTTTTTCTTGGCTATATTTGAACGTCGGGATTGA
- a CDS encoding protein transport protein SEC13, putative: MNELVVFDSNHQKAINDCELDYYSKKLATCSSDNTVKIFDVSLSKEPVCVAEMRDHSSAVWKVCWSHPKYGNLLASCSYDKSVIIYKEVQMNKYNIIYVNTEHNSSVNYIEWSPHEYGLHLGCACSDGQISIISYDLVKGSNEEGQWNKYSVKAHLNGTACISWEKTHKNKHMNEGTTGASAVAAVSAAAGAGGGGDHPNTFQLASGGFDNQVIIWMFDNSTKEFHKVYQMKDKPHNSSIKDIAWRPNLNNSTNIIASCSDENIVILWVEDISNKQWRNGQVIQVQDKISKVCWSPNGTILAIACTNENAYLYREGLNGVWEEVCNLADNEKLHAQMEAQENLIDNVGGISEGAGASTMPATTVGNTSTNQVDPYAGSYINNNPGTHSEPPNALNTVTTQMNYGKPLPNNIGVNPVGAPNSSVSTPGMVRGSLNVPQTSNNNTPYGQSVTAPMTPGVMPPPLKNNSTMSQQNVTPNYLIPSHKKTSTSSVTSNVSSYPMGGPPVGAAGLAPPPPPPVAQDQGNAPYGGLNYSPPQVPTQQGGVSAPQFPAIPSPTNIPSVVPMGNKPSIPGPPPPPGGPQQQAQQQAQQVQPHPPYQPHQPPFPGANSSTMNFAKPSSPMPPPQFQGANANKTNFSAQQISPPPPPPPPFGSTPPQQGPPVPKGMNQTNTFSNFNPNVMTPHNAPPPMGTNPPGPHLKNVPPPGNSYPPMNYSHPPPPPPNMMGGDPGAKPTPNAQYGAYPSYNPPPQ; the protein is encoded by the coding sequence ATGAACGAACTGGTGGTGTTCGACTCTAACCACCAGAAGGCCATCAACGACTGCGAACTGGATTATTACAGCAAGAAACTGGCCACATGTTCCAGCGATAACACGGTGAAGATTTTCGATGTGAGCCTTTCGAAGGAGCCCGTGTGCGTAGCAGAAATGCGGGACCACAGCTCAGCTGTGTGGAAGGTTTGTTGGTCACACCCCAAGTATGGGAATCTCCTAGCCAGTTGCTCCTACGACAAAAGTGTTATCATATACAAGGAAGTACAAATGAATAAGTACAACATTATTTATGTGAACACTGAACACAACAGTAGCGTGAACTATATAGAATGGTCTCCACATGAGTATGGGTTGCACCTGGGGTGTGCCTGCTCCGATGGACAAATTAGTATAATCTCGTATGACTTAGTGAAAGGCTCAAATGAGGAAGGGCAGTGGAACAAGTATAGCGTGAAGGCGCACCTGAACGGAACAGCCTGCATAAGTTGGGAAAAGACGCATAAGAATAAGCATATGAATGAAGGGACCACTGGAGCATCTGCAGTAGCAGCAGTATCCGCAGCCGCGGGCgcaggaggggggggagatcaCCCAAATACCTTCCAACTAGCTTCAGGAGGCTTCGATAATCAAGTAATAATATGGATGTTCGATAACAGCACGAAAGAATTTCACAAAGTTTATCAAATGAAGGACAAACCACACAACTCTTCTATTAAAGATATCGCATGGAGACCAAACCTAAATAATTCCACCAATATTATTGCTTCATGTTCAGATGAAAACATTGTAATCCTATGGGTAGAGGATATAAGTAACAAGCAGTGGAGGAATGGACAGGTCATTCAAGTACAGGACAAAATTAGTAAAGTATGTTGGTCCCCCAATGGGACCATTCTAGCCATTGCATGCACAAATGAAAATGCCTACCTTTATAGAGAAGGGTTGAATGGCGTGTGGGAAGAAGTATGCAATTTGGCTGACAATGAAAAGCTACATGCACAGATGGAGGCACAGGAAAATCTTATCGATAATGTAGGGGGCATCAGTGAAGGAGCAGGGGCATCAACCATGCCGGCCACCACTGTGGGGAATACATCAACCAACCAGGTGGACCCTTACGCCGGTTCGTACATCAACAACAACCCTGGTACTCATAGCGAACCCCCTAATGCCTTAAACACGGTGACGACCCAGATGAACTATGGTAAACCCCTCCCCAATAATATAGGGGTCAATCCTGTCGGGGCTCCAAATAGCAGCGTAAGCACCCCCGGGATGGTTCGAGGTTCATTAAATGTTCCACAGACGAGTAATAATAACACCCCCTATGGTCAATCTGTTACTGCTCCCATGACACCAGGGGTGATGCCCCCCCCTTTGAAGAATAACAGCACCATGAGTCAACAAAATGTCACTCCTAATTATTTAATTCCTTCACATAAGAAAACAAGTACTTCAAGTGTCACATCCAATGTTTCTAGTTACCCCATGGGTGGTCCTCCTGTTGGTGCAGCAGGACTTGCGCCTCCTCCACCTCCTCCCGTTGCACAAGACCAGGGTAATGCACCCTATGGTGGTTTGAATTATTCCCCTCCACAAGTACCCACACAACAAGGAGGCGTCTCTGCGCCACAATTTCCTGCTATTCCCTCTCCTACAAATATACCATCCGTCGTACCCATGGGTAATAAACCAAGCATCCCCGGACCACCTCCCCCACCTGGAGGACCACAACAACAGGCCCAGCAACAGGCGCAACAGGTGCAACCGCATCCACCGTACCAACCACACCAACCGCCATTTCCCGGCGCCAACTCCAGCACGATGAATTTTGCCAAGCCCAGCAGCCCAATGCCACCCCCCCAATTTCAAGGTGCAAATGCGAACAAAACAAATTTCAGCGCACAACAAATTTCGCCTCCTCCTCCACCCCCTCCTCCATTTGGCTCAACCCCCCCCCAACAGGGACCCCCTGTGCCCAAAGGAATGAACCAGACAAACACCTTCTCAAATTTTAATCCAAATGTGATGACTCCACATAACGCACCCCCACCAATGGGTACGAATCCCCCAGGACCACATCTAAAAAATGTACCCCCCCCAGGGAATAGCTATCCCCCCATGAATTACTCCCATCCACCCCCACCTCCTCCCAACATGATGGGTGGTGACCCCGGTGCGAAGCCAACCCCCAATGCACAGTACGGCGCTTACCCGAGTTATAACCCGCCCCCCCAGTGA
- a CDS encoding pre-mRNA-splicing regulator WTAP, putative, with product MSQENPDVLFREERSELLEGSLSDHLSEFKKREHVYLACISSLEKEICQTHTYLNEWRNMHMYEDEEGKAPKDDIVNINSLRNLLIDPSINLEIKELRQKIYEVTRKWNLAEEKLQGFNFDAQATAGQRLISKCKKLQDENYELGKTLEENTLQPLSIQIINMKEQMLFYKNELKILKELNADIDEDNELLSQQLGELSKKYTQISKEKASLEEKNLKLRNHVNALQLKLKAQTHPQEGESLVDVDRHSRGASPRSASHRSGNRRSASHRSGNRRSASHRSGSHLSRSSRTYGKYTTEHRHDTYSSRNTSPHNNPSDSRKVSQSNYEDNHRAGERYSKYRQDDTHSNIRDEEEESGWREGYKRSDSHLRERKSNPDDDTRTYYNGENYRKRSSDESRERKYRKMDRHHHRDRKSDREKEKEREKEKEREKHRLKDKERSRKERGREKDKDSERERDRDRDKDRDRDRDRDRDRDKDRDRDRDRDRDRDRDRDRERDRERERDKGKDRTKTKEREKAKSKHKSKNKEKGKSKGKRDENYDSSNYSEPKRRSTKDHGDDHRDHSNTSKNGDADDKADDFDRYVYLHK from the exons ATGTCTCAAGAAAACCCGGATGTGCTTTTCAGGGAGGAGCGGAGCGAGCTCCTCGAGGGGAGTCTGAGTGACCATCTCAGCGAGTTCAAG AAACGGGAGCACGTGTACCTGGCGTGCATCTCCTCgctggaaaaggaaatatgtCAAACACACACCTACCTCAACGAATGGAGGAACATGCACATGTACGAAGACGAGGAGGGGAAGGCCCCAAAGGACGACATCGTGAACATCAACTCTCTTAGGAACCTCCTAATAGACCCTTCCATAAACTTAGAGATTAAAGAATTGAGGcaaaaaatttatgaagTAACAAGGAAGTGGAACCTTGCAGAGGAGAAGCTACAAGGATTTAATTTTGACGCTCAGGCAACGGCAGGACAAAGACTCATAAGtaagtgtaaaaaattacaggaTGAAAATTACGAGCTAGGAAAAACACTAGAAGAAAATACCCTACAACCCTTATCCATACAAATAATTAACATGAAAGAGCAAAtgcttttttataaaaatgaattgaaaatattaaaagagTTGAATGCAGACATTGATGAAGATAACGAGTTGTTAAGTCAGCAGTTAGGAGAGCTTTCGAAAAAGTATACCCAGATTAGTAAGGAGAAAGCTAGcctggaggagaaaaatttaaaactGAGAAACCATGTCAATGCGCTGCAGCTGAAGTTGAAAGCGCAAACTCATCCCCAGGAAGGCGAGAGCCTCGTCGATGTGGATAGACACAGTCGCGGTGCAAGTCCCCGCAGTGCAAGTCATCGTAGTGGGAACCGTCGCAGTGCAAGTCATCGTAGTGGGAACCGTCGCAGTGCAAGTCATCGTAGTGGGAGCCATCTTAGTAGGAGTAGCCGTACCTACGGGAAATACACAACGGAGCACCGCCACGACACTTACTCCTCCCGCAACACCTCCCCGCACAACAACCCCAGCGATAGCCGCAAAGTTAGCCAATCGAACTACGAGGACAACCACCGAGCCGGGGAAAGGTACTCCAAATATAGACAAGACGACACACACAGCAACATCCGAGACGAGGAAGAGGAGAGTGGGTGGAGAGAAGGCTACAAAAGGAGTGACTCGCATCTAAGGGAACGAAAAAGCAACCCCGATGATGACACCCGTACGTACTATAATGGAGAGAATTACAGGAAGAGGAGTTCTGATGAGAGCAGGGAAAGGAAGTATAGGAAAATGGATCGGCACCACCACAGGGATAGGAAGTCTGacagagaaaaggaaaaagagagggaaaaggaaaaggaacgaGAAAAGCACAGGctgaaggataaggagagGAGCCGCAAGGAGCGGGGGCGCGAAAAGGACAAAGATTCGGAAAGGGAACGGGATAGGGATAGAGATAAGGATAGAGATAGGGATAGAGACCGAGATAGGGATAGAGATAAGGATAGAGATAGGGATAGAGACAGGGATAGAGACAGGGATAGGGATAGAGATAGAGAACGTGACCGAGAGCGCGAGCGGGACAAGGGCAAAGACAGAACCAAAACGAAAGAACGCGAAAAGGCGAAAAGCAAAcacaaaagtaaaaataaggaaaaggggaagagcaAGGGAAAAAGAGACGAAAACTACGACAGCAGTAATTACTCAGAACCGAAAAGAAGATCTACCAAGGATCATGGTGATGACCATCGGGACCACTCCAACACGTCTAAGAATGGGGATGCCGATGATAAGGCGGACGATTTCGACCGCTACGTCTACCTGCATAAGTGA